One Halobaculum roseum DNA segment encodes these proteins:
- a CDS encoding cupin domain-containing protein, with amino-acid sequence MAETDATTDGPATDGSTTEPVVQRGAELAMSEVDAGGGMSKGVLIDESDGAPHFAMRRFELAAGAHVPNHTNEVEHEQYVLAGEYTVGLDGEEHTVSAGDALLIPAGVPHWYRNDGDEAAAFICVVPHGDDTIRVLDEE; translated from the coding sequence ATGGCCGAGACCGACGCGACGACGGACGGGCCGGCGACCGACGGATCGACGACGGAGCCGGTGGTACAGCGCGGCGCCGAGCTCGCGATGAGCGAGGTCGACGCCGGCGGGGGGATGTCGAAGGGCGTGCTCATCGACGAGTCCGACGGCGCCCCCCACTTCGCGATGCGGCGGTTCGAGCTCGCGGCCGGCGCGCACGTCCCAAACCACACGAACGAGGTCGAACACGAGCAGTACGTGCTCGCGGGCGAGTACACGGTGGGGCTCGACGGCGAGGAGCACACCGTGAGCGCGGGCGACGCGCTGCTCATCCCCGCGGGCGTGCCACACTGGTACCGCAACGACGGCGACGAGGCGGCGGCGTTCATCTGCGTGGTCCCCCACGGCGACGACACGATACGTGTACTGGACGAGGAGTAG
- a CDS encoding DEAD/DEAH box helicase: protein MSEQLPQVETLFLHERSDDDEFTVVVERDGSRVLQGVLELKEADAGPRPRRFRVKRKGGEEPRQPDQFVELARNARRIRISEQTDARPRDRLVEMLDAYQLDAKQVRTCRYCANAGRYSPVTADTAVKADRDWICPDCAKRELERELSYKGQFTGNAQDRLEDLLFEVQDLERITNLLQGNLDPDLTKFDTISATTDEIDPVTTDSLSLHPALQERVEGRFDELLPVQSLSVENGLFDGDDQLVVSATATGKTLVGELAGVNNALNGKGKMLFLVPLVALANQKHEDFEDRYGDVLDVTIRVGASRINDDGNRFDPNADVIVGTYEGIDHALRTGKDMGDIGTVVIDEVHTLKEPERGHRLDGMISRLKHYSENRGSSAQWVYLSATVGNPEFLAKRLGARLIEFEERPVPIERHVTFAGEREKVDIEKKLVRREFDTKSSKGYRGQTIIFTNSRRRCHEISRKLEYDSAPYHAGLDYKRRKTVERKFGDQELAAVVTTAALAAGVDFPASQVIFDTLAMGIEWLSVQEFEQMLGRAGRPDYHDEGKVYVLVEPDASYHSSMEGTEDETAFKLLKGEMEDVKTVYDTASAAEETLANVVVAGKRAKRLNDRMIGEVPTTHAVGKLLEWEFIDGFDPTPLGRAVAEHFLAPDDAFRILDGIRKDHHPYEIVADMELADEEL from the coding sequence GTGTCCGAGCAACTCCCGCAGGTCGAGACCCTGTTCCTCCACGAACGCAGCGACGACGACGAGTTCACCGTCGTCGTCGAGCGCGACGGCTCTCGGGTCCTTCAGGGCGTCCTCGAACTCAAGGAGGCCGACGCCGGCCCGCGGCCGCGTCGCTTCCGCGTCAAGCGCAAGGGCGGCGAGGAGCCCCGCCAGCCCGACCAGTTCGTCGAGCTCGCGCGCAACGCGCGCCGCATCCGCATCTCCGAGCAGACCGACGCACGCCCCCGTGACCGGCTCGTCGAGATGCTCGACGCCTACCAGCTCGACGCCAAGCAGGTGCGCACCTGCCGCTACTGCGCCAACGCCGGGCGCTACTCGCCGGTCACCGCCGACACCGCGGTGAAGGCCGACCGCGACTGGATCTGCCCCGACTGCGCGAAGCGCGAGCTCGAACGCGAACTCTCCTACAAGGGCCAGTTTACCGGCAACGCGCAGGACCGCCTGGAGGACCTCCTGTTCGAGGTGCAGGATCTGGAACGCATCACGAACCTCCTGCAGGGGAACCTCGACCCCGACCTCACGAAGTTCGACACCATCTCCGCGACGACCGACGAGATCGACCCCGTCACCACCGACTCCCTCTCGCTGCACCCCGCGCTGCAGGAGCGCGTCGAGGGCCGGTTCGACGAGCTGCTGCCGGTGCAGAGCCTCTCCGTCGAGAACGGCCTGTTCGACGGCGACGACCAACTGGTCGTCTCGGCGACGGCGACCGGGAAGACGCTCGTCGGCGAGCTGGCGGGCGTGAACAACGCGCTCAACGGGAAGGGGAAGATGCTGTTTCTCGTCCCGCTGGTCGCGCTCGCGAACCAGAAACACGAGGACTTCGAGGACCGCTACGGCGACGTGCTCGACGTGACGATCCGCGTCGGCGCCTCCCGGATCAACGACGACGGCAACCGCTTCGACCCGAACGCGGACGTGATCGTCGGCACCTACGAGGGGATCGACCACGCCCTCCGGACGGGCAAGGACATGGGCGACATCGGCACGGTCGTCATCGACGAGGTCCACACCCTGAAGGAACCCGAGCGCGGCCACCGCCTCGACGGGATGATCTCCCGGCTCAAGCACTACTCCGAGAACCGCGGCTCCTCGGCGCAGTGGGTGTACCTCTCGGCGACCGTCGGCAACCCCGAGTTCCTCGCGAAGCGGCTGGGCGCGCGGCTCATCGAGTTCGAGGAGCGTCCGGTCCCCATCGAGCGCCACGTCACCTTCGCGGGCGAACGCGAGAAGGTCGACATCGAGAAGAAACTCGTCAGGCGCGAGTTCGACACGAAATCCTCGAAGGGGTACCGCGGCCAGACGATCATCTTCACCAACTCCCGCAGACGCTGTCACGAGATCTCCCGGAAGCTGGAGTACGACTCCGCACCGTATCACGCCGGGCTCGACTACAAGCGCCGCAAGACCGTCGAGCGCAAGTTCGGCGATCAGGAGCTTGCGGCCGTCGTCACCACCGCCGCGCTCGCCGCCGGCGTCGACTTCCCCGCCTCGCAGGTGATCTTCGACACCCTCGCGATGGGGATCGAGTGGCTCTCCGTCCAGGAGTTCGAGCAGATGCTCGGCCGCGCGGGCCGCCCCGATTACCACGACGAGGGGAAGGTGTACGTGCTCGTCGAACCCGACGCCAGCTACCACAGTTCCATGGAAGGGACAGAGGACGAGACGGCGTTCAAGCTCCTCAAGGGCGAGATGGAGGACGTGAAGACGGTGTACGACACGGCCTCCGCCGCCGAGGAGACGCTCGCGAACGTCGTCGTCGCGGGCAAGCGCGCCAAGCGGCTGAACGACCGCATGATCGGCGAGGTGCCGACGACCCACGCGGTCGGCAAGCTGCTGGAGTGGGAGTTCATCGACGGGTTCGACCCGACGCCGCTGGGTCGCGCCGTCGCCGAGCACTTCCTCGCGCCCGACGACGCGTTCCGCATCCTCGACGGGATCCGGAAGGACCACCACCCCTACGAGATCGTCGCGGACATGGAACTGGCCGACGAGGAGCTGTAA
- a CDS encoding DUF7539 family protein — MADASASRQLVREVRSQLDGWTDRARVEAYAELFEGDDPILSEEELRLLDAVDSRLERHGGDGVWGTDRYGIHSADGGRSTDALGVVCVYHPQVTSDSVLRGMDDLDDETEERINAALWTYAERVTELIEDALDEYLDRD, encoded by the coding sequence ATGGCCGACGCATCCGCCAGCCGACAGCTCGTTCGCGAGGTTCGATCACAGCTCGACGGGTGGACGGACCGCGCCCGCGTCGAGGCGTACGCCGAGCTGTTCGAGGGCGACGACCCGATCCTCTCGGAGGAGGAGCTCCGACTGCTCGATGCGGTCGACTCGCGCCTGGAACGACACGGCGGCGACGGCGTCTGGGGAACCGACCGGTACGGCATCCACTCGGCCGACGGCGGGCGATCGACCGACGCGCTCGGCGTCGTCTGCGTGTATCACCCGCAGGTGACGAGCGACTCGGTGCTGCGCGGCATGGACGACCTCGACGACGAGACCGAAGAGCGGATCAACGCGGCGCTGTGGACGTACGCCGAGCGCGTCACGGAACTCATCGAGGACGCGCTCGACGAGTACCTCGACCGGGACTGA
- a CDS encoding SLC13 family permease, translated as MLFVFAVILAALVLFVTEPVPVDITAIGILVALLLSGPASLALANVGLLAEPFELVSVEEGLSGFANPATLTVLAMFVLSEGVRMTGIVQRLGAFIARLTKGDETKQLGATIGVVGPISGLINNTAAVAILLPMVIDLAERGKTSPSKLLLPLSYASMFGGTLTLIGTSTNILASDLYATLAPADVARQFRMFEFLPLGAVLLVVGSIYLLTVGRWLTPARIAPRADLTEEFQMADYLTEVVVREDSPLVGQRVETALSATEFDVDLVQLVRGNRTFLEPFGQKEIRAGDVFAVRTDRATLVDLLDVEGLDLIPDVVDEAELETAEETQNLVEVVVAPGSSLVGESLASASFRQRYDATVLALRRGGELVRQRMDHIPLRVGDTLLVQASEPSIERLDANRNFILAREIETHDYRRSRTVVAAGIVALVIGLAAADLVPIVVSALAGALAMVLTGCLKPGEVYEAVEWDVVFLLAGVIPLGIAMQTSGTAGLLADAIVASADVLSPIALLGAFYVVTALLTNVISNNASVVLMIPVALQVAATLGANPLAFAMAVTFAASTAFMTPVGYQTNLFVYGPGGYRFTDYLRVGAPLQALFAVVTTLGIPVVFGLGL; from the coding sequence ATCCTGTTCGTCTTCGCGGTGATCCTCGCGGCGCTCGTGCTGTTCGTCACCGAACCCGTGCCGGTCGACATCACCGCGATCGGCATTCTCGTCGCGCTGTTGCTCTCGGGCCCGGCATCGCTCGCGCTCGCGAACGTCGGGCTGCTCGCCGAGCCGTTCGAACTCGTCTCCGTCGAGGAGGGCCTGTCGGGCTTCGCGAACCCGGCGACGCTGACGGTGCTCGCGATGTTCGTCCTCTCCGAGGGCGTGCGGATGACCGGCATCGTCCAGCGGCTCGGCGCGTTCATCGCCCGGCTCACCAAAGGCGACGAGACGAAGCAGTTGGGCGCGACGATCGGCGTCGTCGGCCCGATCTCCGGGCTGATCAACAACACCGCCGCCGTCGCGATCCTCCTCCCGATGGTGATCGACCTGGCCGAGCGCGGGAAGACCTCGCCCTCGAAGCTGCTGCTCCCGTTGAGCTACGCGTCGATGTTCGGCGGGACCCTGACGCTCATCGGCACCTCCACGAACATCCTCGCGTCGGACCTGTACGCGACGCTCGCGCCGGCCGACGTGGCACGGCAGTTCCGGATGTTCGAGTTCCTCCCGCTGGGCGCGGTGCTGCTGGTCGTCGGCTCGATCTACCTGCTCACCGTCGGCCGGTGGCTCACGCCCGCCCGGATCGCGCCGCGCGCGGACCTCACCGAGGAGTTCCAGATGGCCGACTACCTCACCGAGGTCGTCGTCCGCGAGGACTCGCCGCTGGTGGGCCAGCGCGTCGAGACGGCGCTCTCGGCGACGGAGTTCGACGTCGACCTCGTCCAACTCGTCCGCGGCAACCGGACGTTCCTCGAACCGTTCGGGCAAAAGGAGATCCGCGCGGGCGACGTGTTCGCCGTGCGAACCGACCGGGCGACGCTGGTCGACCTGCTCGACGTGGAGGGGCTCGACCTCATCCCCGATGTCGTCGACGAGGCGGAGCTGGAGACCGCCGAGGAGACGCAGAACCTCGTCGAGGTCGTCGTCGCGCCCGGGTCGTCGCTGGTGGGCGAGTCGCTCGCCTCCGCCAGCTTCCGCCAGCGTTACGACGCGACGGTGCTGGCGCTGCGGCGCGGCGGCGAGCTGGTCCGCCAGCGCATGGATCACATTCCCCTGCGCGTCGGCGACACCCTCCTCGTGCAGGCGAGCGAGCCCTCGATCGAACGCCTCGACGCCAACCGGAACTTCATCCTCGCGCGCGAGATCGAGACGCACGACTACCGCCGGTCGAGGACGGTCGTCGCCGCCGGGATCGTCGCGCTCGTGATCGGGCTGGCCGCGGCCGACCTCGTGCCGATCGTCGTCTCGGCGCTCGCGGGGGCGCTCGCGATGGTCCTCACGGGCTGTCTGAAGCCCGGCGAGGTGTACGAGGCCGTCGAGTGGGACGTGGTCTTCCTGCTCGCCGGCGTCATCCCGCTGGGCATCGCGATGCAGACCTCCGGGACCGCGGGGCTGCTGGCGGACGCGATCGTCGCGAGCGCGGACGTGCTTTCCCCGATCGCGCTGCTCGGTGCGTTCTACGTGGTGACGGCGCTGCTCACGAACGTCATCTCGAACAACGCCAGCGTCGTGCTCATGATCCCCGTCGCCCTGCAGGTCGCGGCGACCCTCGGCGCGAACCCGCTCGCGTTCGCCATGGCGGTGACGTTCGCGGCATCGACGGCGTTCATGACGCCCGTCGGCTACCAGACGAACCTGTTCGTGTACGGTCCCGGCGGCTACCGCTTCACCGACTACCTGCGCGTGGGAGCTCCACTGCAGGCCCTGTTCGCGGTCGTGACGACTCTGGGGATCCCGGTCGTGTTCGGACTGGGGCTGTGA
- a CDS encoding group I intron-associated PD-(D/E)XK endonuclease: MHPLDEMPSHRKGDYTEAVVVAELTRREIPVLRPMNDNERYDFVLPWDDRYFSIQVKTAAYEGNGLTIRGVSQHTNGSGNVYKRYEDDVDFFIGYCHELESMYLLPESEVGSRVFLRTEAGKQNHRTTNWAEDYEFDNNWPPETISLPQQDGRRVIETLEDAGIGVHEPTTDRPYDLLVESPNGGYYRTTITPGYLIEGRIRFDGKANVVPDATKTDLVLVQCDELDTLYLVRRDEYDVTISFRVEEPKKEDSRINWAEDYEFDERWPDDIAN, encoded by the coding sequence ATGCACCCGCTGGACGAAATGCCGAGTCATCGGAAGGGCGATTACACCGAGGCCGTCGTCGTCGCCGAATTAACACGCCGTGAAATTCCGGTTCTCCGCCCGATGAACGACAACGAACGGTACGATTTCGTACTCCCCTGGGACGATCGCTATTTTTCAATTCAAGTGAAAACCGCTGCCTACGAAGGGAACGGACTCACCATCCGTGGCGTCTCACAGCATACAAACGGAAGCGGCAACGTATACAAGCGGTACGAGGATGACGTTGATTTCTTTATTGGATACTGTCACGAACTCGAGTCGATGTATCTGCTCCCCGAATCGGAGGTTGGGTCGAGAGTATTTCTACGAACCGAGGCTGGAAAGCAGAACCACCGGACAACGAACTGGGCGGAAGACTACGAGTTCGACAATAACTGGCCGCCCGAGACGATATCGCTCCCCCAGCAGGATGGTCGCCGAGTGATCGAGACGCTTGAAGACGCTGGGATAGGGGTACACGAACCGACGACGGATCGCCCGTACGACCTGCTCGTCGAATCACCCAACGGCGGGTACTATCGAACCACGATCACTCCCGGCTACCTGATAGAGGGACGAATTCGGTTCGACGGGAAGGCGAACGTCGTTCCGGACGCAACTAAAACCGATCTTGTTCTGGTCCAGTGCGACGAACTCGACACGCTATACCTCGTTCGTCGCGACGAATACGACGTAACCATCTCTTTCCGGGTCGAAGAGCCGAAAAAGGAGGACAGTCGCATCAACTGGGCGGAAGACTACGAGTTCGATGAGCGCTGGCCCGACGACATCGCGAACTGA
- a CDS encoding minichromosome maintenance protein MCM, translating into MSQVSEGQDVDAFLSFYRTYYSDDIARLAQNYPKEQRSLYVEYDDLYTFDPDLAERYLNRPGEMQEIAEEALRTYDLPVDISLGQAHVRMRGLPRENTIDIRGIRVSNDHIGSMVAVQGIVRKATDVRPKITEAAFECQRCGTMTYIPQNDSGFQEPHECQGCERQGPFRVNNNESKFIDSQQLRVQESPEGLRGGETPQSIDVNLEDDICGQVTPGDHVTVVGRLEMEQVTSGQEKTTVFDPYMEGISVVIEDEEFEDMDITDEDKQEILELSTHDDIYEEMVASVAPSIYGYDQEKLSMILQLFSGVTKHLPDGSRIRGDLHMLLIGDPGTGKSQMLSYIRNIAPRSVYTSGKGSSSAGLTAAAVRDDFGDGQQWTLEAGALVLADKGIAAVDELDKMRSEDRSAMHEALEQQQISVSKAGINATLKSRCSLLGAANPKYGRFDQYEPIGEQIDLEPALISRFDLIFTVTDSPDPDHDAKLADHILTTNYAGELNTQRTEMAASNFTQEEVDEVTQEVAPVIDAELLRKYIAYAKRNCYPTMTDEAKAAIREFYVDLRAKGADEDAPVPVTARKLEALVRLSEASARVRLSDTVEEEDATRVIEIVRSCLQDIGVDPETGQFDADVVETGTSKSQRDRIKNIKELIGTIAEEYEDEPGAPVDTILERADEVGMDAGKAEKELEKLRTRGEIYEPQSGYVRTT; encoded by the coding sequence ATGAGTCAGGTCTCCGAGGGGCAGGACGTCGACGCGTTCCTCAGTTTCTACCGGACCTATTACAGCGACGACATCGCCCGCCTCGCCCAGAACTACCCGAAGGAACAGCGGTCGCTGTACGTCGAGTACGACGACCTGTACACGTTCGATCCCGACCTCGCCGAGCGCTACCTCAACCGCCCGGGAGAGATGCAGGAGATCGCCGAGGAGGCGCTGCGCACGTACGACCTCCCGGTCGACATCTCGCTGGGGCAGGCGCACGTCCGCATGCGCGGGCTCCCGCGCGAGAACACGATCGACATCCGCGGCATCCGCGTCAGCAACGACCACATCGGCTCGATGGTCGCGGTGCAAGGCATCGTCCGCAAGGCGACGGACGTGCGCCCCAAGATCACCGAGGCGGCCTTCGAGTGCCAGCGCTGCGGGACGATGACGTACATCCCGCAGAACGACTCCGGCTTCCAGGAGCCCCACGAGTGTCAGGGCTGTGAGCGCCAGGGTCCCTTCCGCGTCAACAACAACGAGTCGAAGTTCATCGACTCCCAGCAGCTCCGGGTCCAGGAGTCGCCCGAGGGCCTCCGCGGCGGCGAGACGCCCCAAAGTATCGACGTGAACCTCGAGGACGACATCTGCGGGCAGGTGACGCCGGGCGACCACGTCACCGTGGTCGGCCGCCTGGAGATGGAGCAGGTGACCAGCGGCCAGGAGAAGACGACCGTCTTCGACCCGTACATGGAGGGGATCTCGGTCGTCATCGAGGACGAGGAGTTCGAGGACATGGACATCACCGACGAGGACAAACAGGAGATCCTCGAACTCTCGACCCACGACGACATCTACGAGGAGATGGTCGCCTCGGTCGCGCCGTCGATCTACGGCTACGACCAGGAGAAGCTCTCGATGATCCTCCAGCTGTTCTCGGGGGTCACGAAGCACCTCCCGGACGGGTCACGGATCCGTGGCGACCTCCACATGCTGCTGATAGGGGACCCCGGAACCGGCAAATCGCAAATGCTGTCATATATCCGAAATATCGCTCCACGTTCCGTCTATACTTCGGGGAAGGGCTCCAGTTCGGCCGGGCTCACCGCGGCGGCGGTTCGCGACGACTTCGGCGACGGCCAGCAGTGGACGCTGGAGGCGGGTGCGCTCGTCCTGGCGGACAAGGGGATCGCCGCTGTCGACGAACTTGACAAAATGAGGTCGGAAGATCGGTCGGCCATGCACGAAGCACTCGAACAGCAACAGATCTCGGTGTCCAAAGCCGGCATAAATGCAACTCTCAAATCTCGGTGTTCGCTCCTCGGCGCCGCGAACCCCAAGTACGGACGCTTCGACCAGTACGAGCCCATCGGCGAGCAGATCGACCTCGAACCGGCGCTCATCTCGCGGTTCGACCTCATCTTCACCGTCACGGACAGCCCCGACCCGGACCACGACGCGAAGCTCGCGGACCACATCCTGACGACGAACTACGCTGGCGAGCTGAACACCCAGCGCACGGAGATGGCGGCCTCGAACTTCACCCAGGAGGAGGTCGACGAGGTGACCCAGGAGGTGGCGCCGGTCATCGACGCCGAACTCCTGCGCAAGTACATCGCGTACGCCAAGCGCAACTGCTACCCCACGATGACCGACGAGGCGAAGGCCGCGATCCGCGAGTTCTACGTCGACCTCCGGGCGAAGGGCGCCGACGAGGACGCCCCCGTGCCCGTCACCGCCCGGAAGCTGGAGGCGCTCGTCCGGCTCTCGGAGGCCAGTGCGCGGGTCCGCCTGTCGGACACCGTCGAGGAGGAGGACGCGACGCGGGTGATCGAGATCGTCCGCTCGTGTCTCCAGGACATCGGCGTCGACCCCGAGACCGGACAGTTCGACGCCGACGTGGTCGAGACCGGGACCAGCAAGAGCCAGCGCGACCGGATCAAGAACATCAAGGAGCTGATCGGCACCATCGCCGAGGAGTACGAGGACGAGCCCGGCGCGCCCGTCGACACGATCCTGGAGCGGGCCGACGAGGTCGGGATGGACGCCGGCAAGGCCGAGAAGGAACTGGAGAAGCTCCGGACGCGCGGGGAAATTTACGAGCCGCAGTCCGGCTACGTGCGGACGACGTAA
- a CDS encoding MinD/ParA family ATP-binding protein produces MIVAVAGGKGGVGKSTLAYNLAGALNGLVVDADLAMADLPGGRERGPDLHDVLSDRATPAEAVRPGAVDVLPCGRTLAGARLADVRRLREAVAVGGYEFVVVDSPAGLRADAGAPLAVADACLLVASPTRWALADAIAARELARELDCGLAAVALNRAVEDPPTEAVGRALGAPATAVPADPRLARSVATETPVGETDAESAAARAVDELAAAVRRCAVA; encoded by the coding sequence GTGATCGTCGCCGTCGCCGGCGGGAAGGGGGGCGTCGGCAAGTCGACGCTGGCGTACAACCTCGCGGGCGCGCTGAACGGGCTCGTCGTCGACGCCGACCTCGCGATGGCGGACCTGCCGGGCGGTCGCGAGCGCGGGCCGGATCTCCACGACGTGCTCTCGGACCGGGCGACGCCCGCGGAGGCCGTTCGGCCGGGGGCGGTGGACGTCCTTCCGTGCGGCCGGACCCTCGCGGGGGCGCGACTGGCGGACGTGCGCCGGCTTCGGGAGGCGGTCGCCGTCGGCGGCTACGAGTTCGTCGTCGTGGACTCGCCGGCCGGCCTGCGGGCCGACGCGGGCGCGCCGCTTGCGGTCGCCGATGCCTGTCTCCTCGTCGCGTCGCCGACGCGGTGGGCGCTGGCGGACGCGATCGCGGCGCGCGAGCTGGCCCGCGAACTCGACTGCGGGCTCGCGGCCGTCGCGCTCAACCGCGCCGTCGAGGACCCGCCCACGGAGGCGGTCGGACGCGCGCTCGGGGCGCCCGCCACCGCGGTGCCGGCGGATCCGCGCCTCGCGCGGTCGGTCGCGACCGAGACGCCGGTGGGGGAAACGGACGCCGAGTCGGCCGCCGCGCGGGCGGTCGATGAACTCGCCGCGGCCGTTCGGCGCTGTGCGGTCGCGTAA
- a CDS encoding transcription initiation factor IIB: METSTTACPECEGRVHADGDEAVCSECGLVVSADRIDRGPEWRSFADDDCDPRRTGAPLTRSRHDRGLSTEIGHTRVKGRKRRQWARMRRQHTRARISSKRDRNKVYGFTEIRRIVSAAGLPESLRDQACSLFESAQDADLLRGRSLEGFAAAAVYVACRVAGVSRTRGELVAEAKADADELRAAFDAMNRELGLPVGPIDPVEYLPRFATELGLDAAVERAAREYLDVARDEGLTNGRNPCGVAAACLYAAARDGDADCTQAAAADVADVTPVTLRSSYVELREE, translated from the coding sequence ATGGAAACGAGCACGACGGCGTGTCCCGAATGCGAGGGTCGAGTGCACGCGGACGGCGACGAGGCGGTATGTAGCGAGTGCGGGCTCGTCGTCTCGGCGGACCGCATCGACCGCGGCCCCGAGTGGCGCAGCTTCGCGGACGACGACTGCGATCCGAGGCGGACCGGGGCGCCGTTGACGCGCTCGCGCCACGACCGCGGCCTCTCGACGGAGATCGGACACACGCGCGTGAAGGGGCGCAAGCGCCGGCAGTGGGCCCGGATGCGCAGACAGCACACGCGGGCGCGGATCTCCTCGAAACGGGACCGCAACAAGGTGTACGGATTCACCGAGATCCGGCGGATCGTCTCGGCGGCCGGGCTTCCCGAGTCGCTGCGCGATCAGGCGTGTTCGCTGTTCGAGTCGGCCCAGGACGCCGACCTGCTTCGCGGACGCTCGCTGGAGGGGTTCGCCGCCGCGGCGGTGTACGTCGCCTGCCGGGTCGCCGGCGTCTCGCGCACCCGCGGCGAGCTCGTCGCCGAGGCGAAGGCCGACGCCGACGAACTCCGCGCCGCCTTCGACGCGATGAACCGCGAGCTCGGCCTCCCCGTCGGACCCATCGATCCCGTCGAGTATCTCCCCCGGTTCGCCACGGAACTCGGGCTCGACGCCGCGGTCGAACGCGCCGCCCGCGAGTACCTCGATGTCGCCCGCGACGAGGGGCTCACGAACGGACGGAACCCCTGCGGCGTCGCCGCGGCGTGTCTGTACGCCGCCGCGCGCGACGGGGACGCCGACTGCACGCAGGCGGCCGCGGCCGACGTTGCGGACGTGACGCCCGTTACGCTCCGCTCGTCGTACGTCGAGCTTCGCGAGGAGTGA
- a CDS encoding ParA family protein, with product MASIRSLAFVGAVGGAGTTRTAVECAAALARDGREVVVLDAAYATQGLGEFVSGRIDPDVTELCLDPDRPLADGLYDLDAAVDARIELAPAHAPFERLARATGDDAAQVLGERVAEAVARADHVIVDVPPVAANPPIAAVHSVDRVAIVAPDTDHGADGRRRQRDVLRDIDVPDGDPASVAVAAPGSAGRSDESGSAEADADATIPRGPSEFAAAPACLGTDTFAAGVVAATETLFETELDVEFEDRGVIGRLGAGVDRVRGGE from the coding sequence ATGGCCAGCATCCGATCGCTCGCGTTCGTCGGCGCCGTCGGCGGCGCGGGCACGACCCGAACGGCCGTCGAGTGTGCCGCCGCGCTCGCGCGTGACGGCCGCGAGGTCGTCGTTCTCGACGCCGCCTACGCGACGCAGGGGCTCGGCGAGTTCGTTTCGGGCCGCATCGATCCCGACGTGACCGAGCTGTGTCTCGATCCCGACCGACCGCTCGCCGACGGGTTGTACGACCTCGATGCGGCGGTCGACGCCCGGATCGAACTCGCCCCGGCGCACGCGCCGTTCGAGCGTCTCGCCCGCGCGACCGGCGACGACGCGGCACAGGTGCTCGGCGAGCGAGTGGCGGAAGCCGTCGCCCGCGCCGACCACGTGATCGTCGACGTTCCGCCGGTCGCCGCCAACCCGCCGATAGCCGCGGTCCACTCGGTCGACCGCGTCGCGATCGTCGCTCCCGACACCGACCACGGCGCGGACGGCCGGCGGCGACAGCGGGACGTGCTCCGCGACATCGACGTGCCCGACGGCGACCCCGCGAGCGTCGCCGTCGCCGCTCCCGGGTCCGCCGGGCGAAGCGACGAATCCGGAAGCGCCGAGGCCGACGCGGACGCGACGATCCCGCGCGGGCCCAGCGAGTTCGCCGCCGCGCCGGCGTGTCTCGGCACGGACACGTTCGCCGCCGGCGTCGTCGCCGCGACGGAGACGCTGTTCGAGACCGAACTGGACGTCGAGTTCGAGGACCGCGGTGTGATCGGGCGGCTCGGCGCGGGCGTCGACCGCGTGCGCGGCGGGGAGTGA
- a CDS encoding HIT family protein yields MSDDCIFCSIVAGDIPARVVAETDDALAFLDANPMARGHTLVIPKAHHQRVADLSREESRAVFDLVHDLAPRIEDAVDADAHTIGVNDGPDAGQEVPHAHVHVIPRFDGDGGGPIHVAAGERPDLGDDELDEIADAIGA; encoded by the coding sequence ATGAGCGACGACTGCATCTTCTGTTCGATCGTCGCGGGCGACATTCCCGCCCGCGTGGTCGCCGAGACCGACGACGCGCTCGCGTTCCTCGACGCGAACCCGATGGCCCGCGGTCACACCCTCGTGATCCCCAAGGCGCACCACCAGCGAGTCGCCGACCTCTCTCGTGAGGAGTCGCGCGCCGTCTTCGACCTCGTACACGACCTCGCGCCCCGGATCGAGGACGCGGTCGACGCCGACGCCCACACGATCGGCGTCAACGACGGCCCCGACGCCGGCCAGGAGGTCCCCCACGCGCACGTCCACGTCATCCCGCGCTTCGACGGCGACGGCGGCGGACCCATCCACGTCGCCGCCGGCGAGCGGCCGGACCTGGGCGACGACGAGTTGGACGAGATCGCCGACGCGATCGGAGCGTAG